The following coding sequences are from one Pusillimonas sp. DMV24BSW_D window:
- a CDS encoding thermonuclease family protein, which translates to MKYRAQCFFLLAAALFSSAAATAAGRVPSNEETRNKTVQCEVTSVHDGDSMRARCPGMKDTVRIRIHQIDAPEIGQAYGKTSRDTLRRLCVRGRTAAFSIVGKDDYGRLLAGVECRQKDVATTMLESGAAWVYRQYQHDKMLVQMEQRAREAKRGLWQNPNAQAPWEYRRDRR; encoded by the coding sequence ATGAAGTATCGGGCACAATGTTTTTTTCTATTGGCGGCTGCACTGTTTTCATCCGCGGCCGCAACGGCGGCAGGCCGTGTTCCCAGCAATGAGGAAACGCGGAACAAAACGGTTCAGTGTGAAGTGACCTCGGTGCACGATGGCGACAGCATGCGCGCGCGCTGCCCAGGTATGAAAGACACGGTGCGGATTCGCATTCACCAGATTGATGCGCCTGAAATCGGGCAGGCTTATGGCAAAACCTCCCGCGACACCTTACGCCGCCTGTGCGTGCGCGGCCGTACCGCCGCATTTAGTATTGTGGGTAAAGATGATTACGGCCGTTTGCTGGCCGGTGTTGAATGCCGGCAGAAAGATGTCGCCACCACCATGCTGGAATCGGGCGCAGCGTGGGTGTATCGACAGTATCAGCACGATAAGATGCTGGTGCAGATGGAACAGCGTGCGCGGGAAGCAAAGCGCGGTTTGTGGCAAAACCCGAACGCGCAAGCACCCTGGGAATATCGGCGCGACCGGCGCTAA